The following are from one region of the Streptomyces rubrogriseus genome:
- a CDS encoding proline dehydrogenase family protein — translation MLGPVILAASRSDRMRRLVSAAPVTKPVVDRFIPGETVDQIVPIVRDLTDQGLELTMDVVGEDITTPAQAEAARDAYLELIDRLKPLDLGTRAEMSVKLSMFGQALEGGHELALANVRPVVEAAAEIGTTVTLDAEDHTTLDSMFAIHEELREDFPQTGCVIQAYLFRTEADARRLADSGSRVRLVKGAYKEPAEVAYQQRHEIDKAYVRILRTLMEGEGYPMIGSHDPRLISIGQELARTAGRKLDEYEFQMLYGIRGDEHLRLAAEGHRMRVYTAYGTDWYGYFMRRLAEKPANLRFFARSMVSKG, via the coding sequence GTGCTGGGTCCCGTGATTCTCGCCGCGTCGCGCAGCGACCGGATGCGTCGTCTCGTCTCGGCCGCGCCCGTGACCAAGCCGGTCGTCGACCGGTTCATCCCCGGCGAGACGGTCGACCAGATCGTGCCGATCGTCCGGGACCTCACCGATCAGGGCCTGGAGCTGACGATGGACGTCGTCGGCGAGGACATCACCACCCCCGCGCAGGCCGAGGCCGCCCGCGACGCCTACCTGGAGCTGATCGACCGGCTCAAGCCGCTCGACCTCGGCACCCGCGCCGAGATGTCGGTGAAGCTCTCGATGTTCGGCCAGGCGCTGGAGGGCGGCCACGAGCTGGCCCTCGCGAACGTCCGCCCGGTCGTCGAGGCCGCCGCCGAGATCGGCACCACCGTCACCCTCGACGCCGAGGACCACACCACCCTCGACTCGATGTTCGCCATCCACGAGGAACTGCGGGAGGACTTCCCGCAGACCGGCTGCGTCATCCAGGCCTACCTCTTCCGCACCGAGGCCGACGCGCGCCGCCTCGCCGACAGCGGCTCTCGCGTACGGTTGGTGAAGGGCGCCTACAAGGAGCCCGCAGAGGTCGCGTACCAGCAGCGCCACGAGATCGACAAGGCGTACGTCCGCATCCTGCGCACGCTGATGGAGGGCGAGGGCTACCCGATGATCGGGTCGCACGACCCGCGCCTGATCTCCATCGGACAGGAGCTGGCCCGCACGGCCGGACGCAAGCTCGACGAGTACGAGTTCCAGATGCTGTACGGCATCCGCGGCGACGAGCACCTGCGGCTGGCCGCCGAGGGTCACCGCATGCGGGTCTACACCGCGTACGGCACCGACTGGTACGGCTACTTCATGCGCCGTCTGGCGGAGAAGCCGGCCAACCTCCGGTTCTTCGCCCGCTCGATGGTCAGCAAGGGCTGA
- a CDS encoding TetR/AcrR family transcriptional regulator has product MGHREDLLEGAKRCLLEKGFTRTTARDIVKESGTNLASIGYHYGSKDVLLAQAYIELIEGMGGAFEGEGPALDGTEPGSVERFQQVWSNIIGTMREPGSVWRLSMEVLVMGDRMPELRDHLGRAQREAGRGIIPLLMGGREEDVTDETTDTLGAFYVTLMTGLIAQWNFDPKSAPDADALTEGLRRVIGAATGDAP; this is encoded by the coding sequence ATGGGACACCGTGAGGATCTGCTCGAGGGCGCCAAGCGCTGCCTGCTGGAGAAGGGGTTCACGCGCACGACCGCGCGGGACATCGTCAAGGAGTCGGGGACCAACCTGGCGTCCATCGGCTACCACTACGGGTCGAAGGACGTCCTGCTCGCCCAGGCGTACATCGAGCTGATCGAGGGGATGGGGGGCGCCTTCGAGGGGGAGGGCCCCGCTCTGGACGGCACCGAACCGGGCTCGGTCGAGCGGTTCCAGCAGGTGTGGTCCAACATCATCGGCACCATGCGGGAGCCCGGCTCCGTCTGGCGCCTCAGCATGGAAGTGCTGGTCATGGGCGACCGGATGCCCGAGCTGCGCGACCACCTCGGCCGCGCCCAGCGCGAGGCGGGACGCGGCATCATCCCCCTGCTCATGGGCGGCAGGGAGGAGGACGTCACGGACGAGACGACGGACACCCTGGGCGCCTTCTACGTCACCCTGATGACCGGCCTCATCGCCCAGTGGAACTTCGACCCGAAGAGCGCACCCGACGCCGACGCGCTGACCGAGGGCCTGCGCCGGGTGATCGGGGCCGCTACAGGCGACGCGCCTTGA
- a CDS encoding MFS transporter, protein MTTNPPRAGRREWIALTVLMLPLLLVSMDVSVLFFAIPEISADLEPSGTQQLWIFDIYGFVLAGLLMTMGSLGDRIGRRRLLLVGAAAFGAASLLAAYAHTAETLIAARAVLGIGGATLMPSTMALVRTMFTDPAQRAKAIGLWSGVMTAGIALGSVMSGVLVEHFWWGSVFLVNLPAMALLLILGPVLLPESKNPSPGRFDLLSVPLSMAAVLPVVYGLKELPSEGWNVRYVVSITVGLLFAALFVHRQRTAASPMISPALFRGHGFTPAVVLNLVSAFGMMGSSYFTTQYLQSVLDKSALEAALWALLPSVFIGFAAPLAMRLVQLGVERAHVVAGGFVVAACGYALLACAGTDSLWLVLAACGVMAGGIVAVMSQLTDLALSSAPVEKAGAASSLMETGTEFGGALSMAVLGSVGTAVYHHEMPASAPDAAQETLGGALSVAARLPGSAGEALATAAREAFTDGMRGAAIAGAVLLLAAALPAARALRGIRVRENAATENAGQADSLSPSGGTSHAL, encoded by the coding sequence ATGACAACGAACCCGCCCCGCGCAGGGCGCCGCGAGTGGATCGCGCTCACCGTGCTGATGCTCCCGCTGCTGCTGGTCTCGATGGACGTCTCCGTCCTGTTCTTCGCGATCCCGGAGATCAGCGCCGATCTGGAACCGAGCGGCACCCAGCAGCTGTGGATCTTCGACATCTACGGCTTCGTACTGGCCGGCCTCCTGATGACGATGGGGTCCCTGGGCGACCGCATCGGCCGTCGCAGGCTGCTCCTCGTCGGCGCGGCGGCCTTCGGCGCGGCCTCCCTGCTCGCGGCCTACGCGCACACCGCCGAGACCCTGATCGCGGCCCGCGCGGTCCTCGGCATCGGCGGCGCCACCCTGATGCCGTCCACGATGGCGCTGGTCCGCACGATGTTCACCGACCCCGCCCAGCGGGCGAAGGCGATCGGGCTGTGGTCCGGGGTGATGACGGCCGGGATCGCGCTCGGCTCGGTGATGAGCGGCGTCCTCGTGGAGCACTTCTGGTGGGGCTCGGTCTTCCTGGTGAACCTGCCCGCGATGGCGCTGCTGCTGATCCTCGGCCCGGTGCTGCTCCCGGAGTCCAAGAACCCCTCACCCGGCCGCTTCGACCTGCTGAGCGTCCCGCTGTCGATGGCGGCGGTCCTGCCCGTGGTCTACGGCCTCAAGGAGCTGCCCTCCGAGGGCTGGAACGTCCGCTACGTCGTCTCGATCACCGTCGGTCTGCTCTTCGCGGCGCTGTTCGTGCACCGCCAGCGCACGGCGGCCTCGCCGATGATCTCGCCCGCCCTCTTCCGCGGGCACGGCTTCACCCCGGCCGTCGTCCTCAACCTGGTGTCGGCCTTCGGGATGATGGGGTCCTCCTACTTCACCACCCAGTACCTCCAGTCCGTGCTGGACAAGAGCGCGCTGGAGGCCGCGCTGTGGGCCCTGCTGCCGTCGGTCTTCATCGGCTTCGCCGCGCCGCTCGCCATGCGGCTGGTCCAGCTGGGTGTGGAGCGGGCGCACGTGGTGGCGGGCGGGTTCGTGGTCGCGGCGTGCGGTTACGCGCTCCTGGCCTGCGCCGGCACCGACTCCCTGTGGCTGGTGCTGGCGGCCTGCGGCGTCATGGCGGGCGGCATTGTCGCGGTGATGTCCCAGCTCACCGACCTGGCGCTCAGCTCCGCCCCGGTGGAGAAGGCGGGCGCGGCGTCCTCCCTGATGGAGACCGGCACCGAGTTCGGCGGCGCGTTGAGCATGGCGGTCCTGGGCTCCGTCGGTACGGCCGTCTACCACCACGAGATGCCGGCCTCGGCACCGGACGCGGCGCAGGAAACCCTGGGCGGCGCGCTGTCGGTCGCCGCACGGCTGCCGGGGTCCGCGGGAGAGGCCCTGGCGACGGCGGCGCGGGAGGCCTTCACCGACGGCATGCGGGGCGCCGCGATCGCGGGCGCGGTGCTGCTGTTGGCGGCGGCGCTCCCGGCGGCGCGCGCACTGCGCGGCATCCGGGTGCGCGAGAACGCGGCCACGGAAAACGCCGGACAGGCTGACTCACTCAGCCCGTCCGGGGGTACCTCCCACGCCCTTTAG
- the serA gene encoding phosphoglycerate dehydrogenase, with protein MSSKPVVLIAEELSPATVDALGPDFEIRQCNGADRAELLPAIADVDAILVRSATKVDAEAVAAAKKLKVVARAGVGLDNVDVSAATKAGVMVVNAPTSNIVTAAELACGLIVATARNIPQANAALKNGEWKRSKYTGVELAEKTLGVVGLGRIGALVAQRMSAFGMKVVAYDPYVQPARAAQMGVKVLSLDELLEVSDFITVHLPKTPETLGLIGDEALRKVKPSVRIVNAARGGIVDEEALYSALKEGRVAGAGLDVYAKEPCTDSPLFEFDQVVATPHLGASTDEAQEKAGIAVAKSVRLALAGELVPDAVNVQGGVIAEDVKPGLPLAERLGRIFTALAGEVAVRLDVEVYGEITQHDVKVLELSALKGVFEDVVDETVSYVNAPLFAQERGVEVRLTTSSESPEHRNVVIVRGTLSDGEEVSVSGTLAGPKHLQKIVAIGEYDVDLALADHMVVLRYEDRPGVVGTVGRIIGEAGLNIAGMQVARATVGGEALAVLTVDDTVPSGVLAEVAAEIGATSARSVNLV; from the coding sequence GTGAGCTCGAAACCCGTCGTACTCATCGCTGAAGAGCTGTCGCCCGCGACCGTGGACGCGCTCGGCCCCGACTTCGAGATCCGCCAGTGCAACGGCGCGGACCGGGCCGAACTGCTCCCCGCCATCGCCGACGTGGACGCGATCCTGGTCCGCTCCGCCACCAAGGTCGACGCCGAGGCCGTGGCCGCCGCCAAGAAGCTCAAGGTCGTCGCCCGCGCCGGGGTCGGCCTGGACAACGTCGACGTCTCCGCCGCCACCAAGGCCGGCGTGATGGTGGTCAACGCCCCGACCTCCAACATCGTCACCGCCGCCGAGCTGGCCTGCGGCCTGATCGTCGCCACCGCCCGCAACATCCCGCAGGCCAACGCCGCGCTCAAGAACGGCGAGTGGAAGCGCAGCAAGTACACCGGCGTGGAGCTGGCCGAGAAGACCCTCGGCGTCGTCGGCCTCGGCCGCATCGGCGCGCTCGTCGCGCAGCGCATGTCGGCCTTCGGCATGAAGGTCGTCGCCTACGACCCCTACGTGCAGCCCGCGCGGGCCGCGCAGATGGGCGTCAAGGTGCTGTCGCTGGACGAGCTGCTGGAGGTCTCCGACTTCATCACCGTCCACCTGCCCAAGACCCCCGAGACCCTCGGCCTGATCGGCGACGAGGCGCTGCGCAAGGTCAAGCCGAGCGTCCGCATCGTCAACGCCGCGCGCGGCGGCATCGTCGACGAGGAGGCGCTGTACTCGGCGCTCAAGGAGGGCCGCGTCGCCGGCGCGGGCCTCGACGTGTACGCCAAGGAGCCCTGCACCGACTCGCCGCTGTTCGAGTTCGACCAGGTCGTCGCCACCCCGCACCTCGGCGCCTCCACCGACGAGGCCCAGGAGAAGGCCGGCATCGCCGTCGCCAAGTCGGTCCGCCTCGCCCTCGCCGGTGAGCTGGTCCCCGACGCGGTCAACGTCCAGGGCGGCGTCATCGCCGAGGACGTCAAGCCGGGTCTGCCGCTCGCCGAGCGCCTCGGCCGCATCTTCACCGCGCTCGCCGGTGAGGTCGCCGTCCGCCTCGACGTCGAGGTCTACGGCGAGATCACCCAGCACGACGTGAAGGTGCTGGAGCTGTCCGCCCTCAAGGGCGTCTTCGAGGACGTCGTCGACGAGACGGTGTCGTACGTCAACGCCCCGCTGTTCGCCCAGGAGCGCGGCGTCGAGGTCCGGCTGACCACCAGCTCGGAGTCCCCGGAGCACCGCAACGTCGTCATCGTGCGCGGCACCCTCTCGGACGGCGAGGAGGTGTCGGTCTCCGGCACGCTGGCCGGCCCGAAGCACCTGCAGAAGATCGTCGCCATCGGCGAGTACGACGTGGATCTCGCCCTCGCCGACCACATGGTCGTCCTGCGCTACGAGGACCGTCCCGGCGTCGTCGGCACCGTAGGCCGGATCATCGGCGAGGCGGGTCTCAACATCGCCGGCATGCAGGTCGCCCGCGCGACGGTCGGCGGCGAGGCGCTGGCCGTCCTCACCGTCGACGACACGGTGCCCTCCGGGGTTCTGGCGGAGGTCGCGGCGGAGATCGGCGCCACGTCCGCCCGGTCTGTCAACCTCGTCTGA
- the ilvC gene encoding ketol-acid reductoisomerase, translated as MAELFYDADADLSIIQGRKVAVIGYGSQGHAHALSLRDSGVDVRVGLHEGSKSKAKAEEQGLRVVSPSEAAAEADVIMILVPDPIQAEVYEKDIKENLKDGDALFFGHGLNIRYGFIKPPAGVDVCMVAPKGPGHLVRRQYEEGRGVPCIAAVEQDATGNGFALALSYAKGIGGTRAGVIKTTFTEETETDLFGEQAVLCGGTAALVKAGFETLTEAGYQPEIAYFECLHELKLIVDLMYEGGLEKMRWSISETAEWGDYVTGPRIITDATKAEMKKVLAEIQDGTFAKNWMDEYHGGLKKYNEYKKQDSEHLLETTGKELRKLMSWVDEEA; from the coding sequence GTGGCCGAGCTGTTCTACGACGCCGACGCCGACCTGTCCATCATCCAGGGCCGCAAGGTCGCGGTCATCGGGTACGGCAGCCAGGGCCACGCCCACGCCCTGTCGCTGCGCGACTCCGGTGTCGACGTGCGCGTCGGTCTGCACGAGGGCTCCAAGTCCAAGGCCAAGGCCGAGGAGCAGGGCCTGCGCGTGGTGAGCCCGTCCGAGGCCGCCGCCGAGGCCGACGTCATCATGATCCTGGTCCCGGACCCGATCCAGGCCGAGGTCTACGAGAAGGACATCAAGGAAAACCTGAAGGACGGCGACGCGCTGTTCTTCGGCCACGGCCTGAACATCCGCTACGGCTTCATCAAGCCCCCGGCCGGCGTGGACGTCTGCATGGTCGCCCCCAAGGGCCCGGGCCACCTGGTGCGCCGTCAGTACGAGGAGGGCCGCGGCGTTCCCTGCATCGCCGCCGTCGAGCAGGACGCCACGGGCAACGGCTTCGCGCTGGCCCTGTCGTACGCCAAGGGCATCGGCGGCACCCGGGCCGGCGTCATCAAGACGACGTTCACCGAGGAGACCGAGACCGACCTCTTCGGCGAGCAGGCCGTCCTGTGCGGTGGCACCGCCGCGCTGGTCAAGGCGGGCTTCGAGACGCTGACCGAGGCCGGCTACCAGCCGGAGATCGCCTACTTCGAGTGCCTGCACGAGCTGAAGCTGATCGTGGACCTCATGTACGAGGGCGGCCTGGAGAAGATGCGCTGGTCGATCTCCGAGACCGCCGAGTGGGGCGACTACGTCACCGGCCCGCGGATCATCACCGACGCCACCAAGGCCGAGATGAAGAAGGTCCTCGCCGAGATCCAGGACGGCACCTTCGCCAAGAACTGGATGGACGAGTACCACGGCGGTCTGAAGAAGTACAACGAGTACAAGAAGCAGGACTCCGAGCACCTCCTGGAGACCACCGGCAAGGAGCTGCGCAAGCTCATGAGCTGGGTCGACGAAGAGGCGTAG
- the ilvN gene encoding acetolactate synthase small subunit, whose protein sequence is MSKHTLSVLVENTPGVLARITALFSRRGFNIDSLAVGVTEHPDISRITIVVSVEDFPLEQVTKQLNKLVNVLKIVELEPTQAVQRELVLVKVRSDNETRSQIVEIVQLFRAKTVDVSPEAVTIEATGSSDKLTAMLRMLEPYGIKELVQSGTIAIGRGARSITDRSLRALDRSA, encoded by the coding sequence ATGTCCAAGCACACGCTCTCCGTCCTGGTGGAGAACACCCCCGGCGTCCTGGCGCGGATCACCGCCCTCTTCTCCCGCCGCGGCTTCAACATCGACTCGCTCGCCGTCGGCGTCACCGAGCACCCCGACATCTCCCGCATCACCATCGTGGTGAGCGTCGAGGACTTCCCGCTGGAGCAGGTCACCAAGCAGCTCAACAAGCTGGTGAACGTGCTCAAGATCGTCGAGCTGGAGCCCACCCAGGCCGTCCAGCGCGAACTCGTTCTGGTGAAGGTGCGCTCGGACAACGAGACGCGCTCCCAGATCGTCGAGATCGTCCAGCTGTTCCGCGCCAAGACGGTCGACGTCTCCCCGGAGGCCGTCACCATCGAGGCCACCGGCAGCAGCGACAAGCTGACCGCCATGCTCCGGATGCTGGAACCGTACGGCATCAAGGAACTCGTCCAGTCCGGCACGATCGCCATCGGCCGCGGCGCCCGTTCGATCACGGACCGTTCGCTGCGCGCACTCGACCGGTCCGCATAA
- a CDS encoding acetolactate synthase large subunit, with translation MTEQATGAHPQPRPRSGGQSAPEHVTGAQSLIRSLEEVGADTVFGIPGGTILPAYDPLMDSTRVRHVLVRHEQGAGHAATGYAQATGKVGVCMATSGPGATNLVTPIADANLDSVPLVAITGQVVSSAIGTDAFQEADIVGITMPITKHSFLVTKAEDIPRVIAQAFHIASTGRPGPVLVDIPKDILQKKTTFSWPPVMDLPGYRPVTKPHAKQIREAAKLISAAKRPVLYVGGGVLKAKATAELKVLAELTGAPVTTTLMALGAFPDSHPLHVGMPGMHGAVTAVTALQKADLIVALGARFDDRVTGKLDSFAPYAKIVHADIDPAEIGKNRAADVPIVGDAREVIADLVQAVQKEHDEGNKGDYSAWWKDLSRWRDTYPLGYDQPEDGSLSPQQVIERVGQLAPEGTIFAAGVGQHQMWAAHFVQYDKPATWLNSGGAGTMGYAVPAAMGAQAGMPDRTVWAIDGDGCFQMTNQELTTCALNNIPIKVAVINNGALGMVRQWQTLFYNQRYSNTVLHSGPDDVNPQARGTRVPDFVKLSEAMGCYAIRCEDPADLDKVIEEANSINDRPVVVDFIVHEDAMVWPMVAAGTSNDEIMAARDVRPDFGDNEDD, from the coding sequence ATGACCGAGCAGGCCACCGGGGCTCACCCGCAGCCCCGGCCCCGATCCGGAGGACAGTCCGCCCCCGAGCACGTCACGGGTGCGCAGTCCCTCATTCGCTCTCTCGAGGAGGTCGGCGCCGACACCGTATTCGGCATCCCGGGTGGCACGATCCTTCCGGCCTACGACCCGCTGATGGATTCCACCAGGGTGCGCCACGTCCTGGTCCGCCACGAGCAGGGCGCCGGCCACGCGGCCACCGGCTACGCGCAGGCCACCGGCAAGGTCGGCGTCTGCATGGCGACCTCGGGCCCCGGTGCCACCAACCTGGTCACCCCGATCGCCGACGCCAACCTGGACTCCGTGCCGCTGGTCGCGATCACCGGGCAGGTGGTCTCCTCCGCGATCGGCACGGACGCCTTCCAGGAGGCGGACATCGTCGGCATCACCATGCCGATCACCAAGCACAGCTTCCTGGTCACCAAGGCCGAGGACATCCCCCGGGTGATCGCGCAGGCGTTCCACATCGCCTCCACCGGCCGCCCCGGCCCCGTGCTGGTCGACATCCCCAAGGACATCCTCCAGAAGAAGACCACCTTCTCCTGGCCGCCGGTCATGGACCTGCCCGGCTACCGCCCGGTCACCAAGCCGCACGCCAAGCAGATCCGCGAGGCGGCCAAGCTGATCTCCGCGGCGAAGCGGCCCGTGCTCTACGTCGGCGGCGGCGTCCTCAAGGCGAAGGCCACCGCCGAGCTGAAGGTCCTCGCCGAACTCACCGGAGCGCCCGTCACCACCACCCTGATGGCGCTCGGCGCGTTCCCCGACAGCCACCCGCTGCACGTGGGAATGCCGGGCATGCACGGTGCGGTCACCGCCGTCACCGCGCTGCAGAAGGCCGACCTGATCGTCGCCCTCGGAGCCCGCTTCGACGACCGCGTCACCGGCAAGCTGGACAGCTTCGCCCCGTACGCCAAGATCGTCCACGCCGACATCGACCCGGCCGAGATCGGCAAGAACCGCGCCGCCGACGTGCCGATCGTCGGCGACGCCCGCGAGGTCATCGCCGACCTCGTGCAGGCCGTCCAGAAGGAGCACGACGAGGGCAACAAGGGCGACTACAGCGCCTGGTGGAAGGACCTGAGCCGCTGGCGCGACACCTACCCCCTCGGCTACGACCAGCCAGAGGACGGTTCGCTCTCCCCGCAGCAGGTCATCGAGCGAGTCGGGCAGCTGGCGCCCGAGGGCACCATCTTCGCGGCCGGCGTCGGCCAGCACCAGATGTGGGCCGCGCACTTCGTGCAGTACGACAAGCCCGCCACCTGGCTGAACTCCGGCGGCGCCGGCACGATGGGCTACGCCGTCCCGGCCGCCATGGGCGCCCAGGCCGGCATGCCCGACCGCACCGTCTGGGCGATCGACGGCGACGGCTGCTTCCAGATGACCAACCAGGAACTGACCACCTGCGCCCTGAACAACATCCCGATCAAGGTCGCCGTCATCAACAACGGCGCCCTCGGGATGGTCCGCCAGTGGCAGACCCTGTTCTACAACCAGCGGTACTCCAACACGGTGCTGCACTCCGGCCCGGACGACGTCAACCCTCAGGCCCGCGGCACCCGCGTCCCGGACTTCGTGAAGCTGTCGGAGGCCATGGGCTGTTACGCCATCCGCTGCGAGGACCCCGCCGACCTCGACAAGGTGATCGAGGAGGCCAACTCCATCAACGACCGCCCCGTCGTCGTCGACTTCATCGTCCACGAGGACGCCATGGTCTGGCCGATGGTCGCCGCCGGCACCTCCAACGACGAGATCATGGCCGCCCGGGACGTCCGCCCCGACTTCGGCGACAACGAAGACGACTGA